Proteins from a genomic interval of Afifella aestuarii:
- a CDS encoding manganese/iron ABC transporter ATP-binding protein produces the protein MMMSSDPLTPRPDPAPAPDGPSGIAVRHATVTYRNGHTALRDASFEIPTGTITALVGVNGSGKSTLFKAIMGFVPVAGGSISVLGGSVEAALKKNLVAYVPQSEEVDWNFPVLVEDVVMMGRYGRMNFLRRPKRADHDAVASALARVGMSDFRKRQIGELSGGQRKRVFLARALAQDGRVILLDEPFTGVDVKTEDAIIALLRDLRAEGRVMLVSTHDLGSVPEFCDRAVLVKGTVLASGPTDEIFTRANLERTFGGVLRHFDLAATDQGRPIGMISDDEKPFLVYGERDEASPPKKDAERP, from the coding sequence ATGATGATGTCGTCCGACCCGCTCACCCCGCGCCCAGATCCCGCGCCCGCACCGGACGGTCCTTCGGGCATCGCTGTCCGCCATGCCACCGTCACCTATCGCAACGGCCACACCGCCTTGCGCGATGCGAGCTTCGAGATCCCGACCGGGACGATCACCGCCCTCGTCGGCGTCAATGGCAGCGGAAAATCCACCCTCTTCAAGGCGATCATGGGCTTCGTGCCGGTCGCCGGCGGCTCGATTTCCGTGCTTGGCGGCAGCGTCGAGGCGGCGCTGAAAAAGAACCTCGTCGCCTATGTGCCGCAGAGCGAAGAGGTGGACTGGAATTTTCCCGTTCTCGTCGAAGACGTCGTCATGATGGGTCGCTACGGACGCATGAATTTTCTGCGCCGGCCGAAGCGCGCCGATCACGACGCGGTTGCGTCCGCGCTTGCGCGCGTCGGCATGAGCGATTTCCGCAAGCGCCAGATCGGCGAACTTTCAGGCGGCCAGCGCAAACGGGTTTTTCTCGCCCGCGCGCTCGCCCAGGATGGGCGCGTCATCCTCCTCGACGAGCCGTTTACCGGCGTCGACGTGAAAACCGAGGATGCAATTATAGCGCTCTTGCGCGATCTGCGCGCGGAGGGACGGGTGATGCTCGTCTCCACCCATGATCTCGGTTCGGTGCCGGAATTCTGCGATCGGGCCGTCCTCGTCAAAGGCACAGTGCTCGCCTCCGGGCCGACGGACGAGATCTTCACGCGCGCCAATCTGGAACGCACCTTCGGCGGCGTCCTGCGCCATTTCGATCTCGCCGCCACCGATCAGGGCCGGCCTATCGGCATGATCTCCGACGACGAAAAACCCTTCCTCGTCTATGGCGAGCGCGACGAGGCCTCGCCGCCGAAGAAGGATGCGGAGCGGCCATGA
- a CDS encoding metal ABC transporter substrate-binding protein: MTALPFFWVGSQNVAAAEKLKAVTTFTIIADMAQNVAGDAAEVQSITKPGAEIHNYQPTPRDLLRGRDADLVLRNGLNLELWFERFLANLGDVTNVVVSDGVEPMSISQGPYNGKPNPHAWMSPTSALVYVDNIRDAFVAADPDNAATYEANAAAYKEKIQAVIAPIQAELEKIPDDKRWLVTSEGAFSYLARDFNLKELYLWPINADQQGTPQQVRAVIDAINEHDIACIFSESTVSAKPAEQVARETGATYGGVLYVDSLSDENGPVPTYLDLLRVTSDTIAKCLVP, translated from the coding sequence CTGACAGCGCTGCCTTTCTTTTGGGTCGGCAGCCAAAACGTGGCGGCAGCGGAAAAGCTGAAGGCCGTCACCACCTTCACGATCATCGCCGACATGGCGCAGAACGTCGCTGGCGATGCAGCGGAGGTTCAATCGATCACCAAGCCCGGTGCGGAGATCCACAATTATCAGCCGACGCCGCGCGATCTTCTGCGCGGGCGCGATGCCGACCTCGTTCTGCGCAACGGACTCAATCTAGAACTCTGGTTTGAACGCTTCCTCGCCAATCTCGGCGATGTGACCAACGTCGTCGTCTCCGATGGCGTGGAGCCGATGAGCATTTCGCAGGGGCCCTATAACGGCAAGCCAAACCCGCATGCCTGGATGTCGCCGACGAGCGCCCTCGTCTATGTCGACAATATCCGCGACGCCTTCGTGGCCGCAGATCCGGACAATGCCGCGACCTACGAAGCGAATGCCGCGGCCTACAAAGAGAAGATCCAGGCGGTGATCGCGCCCATCCAGGCAGAGCTTGAAAAAATCCCGGACGACAAACGGTGGCTCGTCACCAGCGAGGGCGCGTTCAGCTATCTCGCGCGCGATTTCAATCTCAAAGAGCTCTATCTGTGGCCGATCAACGCCGATCAGCAGGGCACGCCGCAGCAGGTGCGCGCCGTCATCGACGCCATCAATGAGCACGACATCGCCTGCATCTTCAGCGAAAGCACCGTCTCCGCCAAGCCGGCCGAGCAGGTCGCGCGCGAGACCGGCGCCACCTATGGCGGCGTGCTCTATGTCGATTCCTTGAGCGACGAGAACGGGCCGGTGCCGACGTATCTCGACCTTCTGCGCGTCACCTCCGACACGATCGCAAAGTGCCTCGTGCCATGA
- a CDS encoding Fur family transcriptional regulator — MGEAKNRRDYEKELRDAGIRITRARKTILKILEEGEKHPDAMEIFRRASEIDASVSLSTVYRTMKILEDRGAIQRHVFEGGPSRFEPAGGTHHDHLIDTDTGEVVEFRSDKIEALQEEIARSLGYEIVSHRLELYVRKIGRRRG, encoded by the coding sequence ATGGGTGAAGCCAAGAACCGCCGCGATTACGAGAAAGAGCTGCGCGATGCGGGAATCCGGATCACGCGTGCGCGCAAGACGATCCTGAAGATCCTGGAAGAGGGCGAAAAGCACCCGGACGCGATGGAAATCTTCCGGCGCGCCTCAGAGATCGATGCGAGTGTCTCGCTCTCGACCGTCTACCGGACAATGAAAATCCTGGAAGATCGCGGTGCCATTCAGCGTCATGTCTTCGAGGGCGGGCCATCGCGGTTCGAGCCGGCTGGCGGCACCCATCACGACCACCTGATCGATACGGACACGGGCGAGGTGGTGGAGTTCCGATCCGATAAGATCGAGGCCCTGCAGGAAGAGATCGCCCGCTCGCTCGGTTACGAGATCGTCTCGCACCGGCTGGAGCTTTATGTGCGCAAGATTGGCCGGCGCCGCGGCTGA
- a CDS encoding HAL/PAL/TAL family ammonia-lyase, with the protein MPRVSLDRSLTWQEVAEVAEGAPLDLTQAALSRIDDAAAIVQAIVERGIRAYGVNTGVGALCDVVVERPLQQQLSHNILMSHATGVGAPLPVVETRAIMAAAINNYAHGHSGVRREIPQALAALLNAGLTPLVPARGSVGYLSHMAHIALVLVGTGSVRDGDRTVSAAEALAKAGLEPLQLQAKEGLSLVNGTPCATGLACLALARANRLLSWADAIAVMTMENLGTNPAAFAPEALTLRHSDGLQEVGARLRAYLEGSDIVAATIGKRTQDALSLRAVPHVHGAACDLFEDAAAVIDRELASVTDNPLVTGTPEAPQVHSQAHAVGAGLGLALDGLATAIAEVAAMSERRLDRLLNPIVSGLPAFLAAEGGAASGFMIAQYAAVSLVNENRRLAAPASLDGGITSALQEDHLSHPTPAALKALAIVENATRLLAIEWLAAGQAYAFQTEARAPATDRLFAQLRGLIAFYADDRPLSQDMETAFQFLSSEQPATR; encoded by the coding sequence ATGCCCCGCGTGTCGCTCGATCGCTCCCTCACCTGGCAGGAGGTTGCCGAGGTCGCAGAGGGGGCACCTCTCGATCTCACACAAGCCGCGCTCTCGCGCATCGATGATGCCGCCGCCATCGTGCAGGCGATCGTCGAGCGCGGCATCCGCGCCTATGGCGTCAACACGGGCGTCGGCGCACTCTGCGATGTCGTGGTGGAGCGGCCGCTGCAACAACAGCTCTCGCACAACATTCTGATGAGCCACGCAACCGGCGTCGGTGCGCCGCTTCCGGTCGTCGAGACGCGCGCCATCATGGCTGCGGCGATCAACAATTACGCACACGGCCATTCCGGCGTCCGCCGCGAGATCCCGCAAGCTCTTGCGGCCCTCTTGAATGCCGGGCTCACACCCCTCGTGCCAGCGCGCGGTTCCGTCGGCTATTTGAGCCATATGGCGCATATCGCGCTCGTGCTCGTCGGAACCGGCTCGGTGCGGGACGGCGACCGCACCGTCTCCGCGGCCGAGGCACTGGCCAAGGCGGGCCTTGAACCGCTCCAACTTCAGGCGAAGGAGGGGCTGTCGCTCGTCAACGGCACGCCCTGCGCCACGGGTCTGGCCTGTCTCGCGCTCGCGCGTGCGAACCGCCTTCTCTCCTGGGCGGATGCGATCGCCGTCATGACGATGGAAAATCTTGGCACCAACCCGGCCGCTTTCGCGCCCGAGGCGCTGACGCTGCGCCACTCCGACGGCCTGCAAGAGGTCGGAGCCCGACTGCGGGCGTACCTTGAGGGAAGCGACATCGTCGCCGCCACCATCGGCAAACGCACGCAGGATGCCCTGTCACTGCGCGCCGTGCCGCATGTGCATGGGGCTGCCTGCGACCTTTTCGAGGACGCAGCCGCCGTCATCGACCGCGAGCTCGCCTCCGTCACCGACAATCCGCTCGTCACCGGCACCCCCGAGGCACCGCAAGTGCATTCGCAGGCCCATGCCGTCGGCGCGGGACTAGGGCTTGCCCTCGACGGCCTGGCAACGGCCATCGCCGAAGTGGCGGCGATGTCGGAGCGGCGTCTCGATCGGCTTCTCAATCCGATTGTGAGCGGGCTTCCGGCCTTTCTCGCGGCAGAAGGCGGCGCAGCATCCGGCTTCATGATCGCGCAATATGCGGCCGTCTCGCTCGTCAACGAAAACCGCCGCCTCGCCGCGCCGGCAAGTCTCGACGGCGGCATCACTTCGGCGTTGCAGGAAGATCACCTTTCGCATCCGACGCCGGCCGCACTGAAAGCGCTTGCGATCGTAGAGAACGCCACCCGCCTCCTTGCGATCGAATGGCTTGCTGCCGGCCAGGCCTACGCCTTTCAGACCGAGGCACGTGCGCCCGCGACCGATCGGCTTTTCGCCCAACTGCGTGGCTTGATTGCCTTCTATGCCGACGACCGACCGCTCTCGCAGGATATGGAGACGGCATTCCAGTTTCTCTCGTCGGAACAACCCGCTACGCGCTAA
- a CDS encoding ABC transporter ATP-binding protein gives MTEAPVPAISVKNIHKSFANLEVLKGISLEAQDGDVISILGASGSGKSTFLRCINLLETPDEGEITVAGETINMRRDRQGRLMPKDRRQVDRIRAELAMVFQSFNLWSHMTVLQNLIEGPVHVQKRPKAEAIAEAEALLEKVGLAERRDYYPAHLSGGQQQRAAIARALAMRPKALLFDEPTSALDPELVGEVLKVMRSLADEGRTMLVVTHEMSFARNVSDKVIFLHQGQVEAEGRPEEIFTESSSERFNQFITGFRG, from the coding sequence ATGACTGAAGCCCCGGTCCCGGCCATCTCGGTCAAGAACATCCACAAATCCTTCGCCAACCTCGAAGTCTTGAAAGGCATCTCGCTCGAAGCGCAGGACGGCGACGTCATTTCAATTCTCGGCGCCTCGGGGTCGGGCAAGAGCACTTTTCTCAGATGCATCAACCTTCTCGAGACACCGGATGAAGGTGAGATCACGGTCGCCGGCGAGACGATCAACATGCGTCGCGACCGCCAGGGCCGGCTGATGCCGAAGGATCGGCGCCAGGTCGACCGAATTCGCGCCGAGCTCGCCATGGTGTTTCAGAGCTTCAATCTCTGGTCCCACATGACGGTTTTGCAGAACCTGATCGAGGGTCCGGTGCATGTGCAGAAGCGGCCGAAAGCGGAGGCGATCGCGGAGGCGGAAGCGCTGCTTGAAAAAGTCGGCCTCGCGGAACGCCGCGATTACTATCCCGCGCATCTTTCCGGCGGCCAGCAGCAGCGCGCCGCGATCGCCCGTGCACTCGCCATGCGACCCAAGGCGCTTCTCTTCGACGAGCCGACCTCAGCGCTCGATCCGGAGCTCGTGGGCGAAGTCCTGAAGGTGATGCGCAGCCTCGCCGATGAAGGCCGCACCATGCTCGTCGTCACCCACGAAATGTCGTTCGCGCGCAACGTGTCCGACAAGGTGATCTTCCTGCATCAGGGCCAGGTGGAGGCCGAAGGACGGCCGGAAGAGATCTTCACCGAATCCTCCTCGGAACGCTTCAATCAGTTCATCACCGGCTTCAGAGGTTGA
- a CDS encoding ABC transporter permease → MDFEFLASTFVTLVKAVPTTLELFGASVVLGALLAIVLVVMRTVGGPILSAFSRVYVFIFRGSPLLIQMFLIYYGLGQFAVIRDSFAWPVLREPYWCAVLALAFCTAGYQAEIIRGGLQAVPPREIEAARSVGMSGFLLVRRIIAPITLRAMLPAYSTEIILMVKSTALASLVTVWEVTGTAQRLISQTYRTMEVFLVATLIYLVINFIIVRLIALLEHRLSPHLRERPRISGEGRTVTSLETSHD, encoded by the coding sequence ATGGATTTCGAGTTCCTCGCCTCCACCTTCGTGACGCTGGTCAAGGCGGTGCCGACGACTTTGGAGCTCTTCGGCGCCTCCGTCGTCCTCGGGGCCTTGCTTGCAATCGTCCTCGTCGTCATGCGCACGGTCGGAGGTCCGATCCTGTCGGCCTTCTCCCGCGTCTATGTCTTCATCTTCCGCGGCTCGCCGCTGCTCATCCAGATGTTCCTCATCTATTATGGGCTCGGCCAGTTCGCGGTCATTCGCGACAGTTTTGCATGGCCGGTGCTGCGCGAGCCTTATTGGTGCGCGGTTCTGGCGCTTGCCTTCTGCACGGCCGGCTATCAGGCGGAAATCATCCGGGGCGGGCTGCAGGCGGTGCCGCCGCGTGAGATCGAGGCTGCGCGTTCGGTCGGCATGTCGGGTTTCCTGCTCGTGCGCCGGATCATCGCCCCGATCACCTTGCGCGCCATGCTCCCCGCCTATTCGACGGAAATCATCCTGATGGTGAAGTCGACGGCTCTCGCCTCGCTCGTCACCGTCTGGGAAGTCACCGGCACGGCGCAGCGGCTCATTTCGCAGACCTATCGCACCATGGAAGTCTTCCTGGTCGCGACGCTCATCTATCTCGTCATCAATTTCATCATCGTCCGCCTGATCGCCCTTTTGGAGCACCGGTTGTCGCCGCATCTCCGCGAGCGGCCGCGCATCTCCGGCGAAGGCCGCACGGTGACATCGCTGGAGACCTCCCATGACTGA
- a CDS encoding ABC transporter permease, with the protein MSWIDLIGFGPNGRGGLLLWATLMTLSVTAASLVIGAVFGAAVAAAKLSSSRPARIIGDAYTTILRGAPELLVIYLVYFGGSQAVSAIGRLFQYEGFLGLPSFLAGALAVGMISGAYQAEVYRGAFHAIAKGEIEAARSIGMGRALRFRRIIVPQILRFSLPGLGNVWQLSLKDSALISVTGLAELMRTSQLAAGSTRQYFLFFIVGGILYLVLTTISGQLFAAAERRVAVSFSHGLGRS; encoded by the coding sequence ATGTCCTGGATCGACCTGATCGGATTCGGACCCAACGGCCGCGGCGGCCTGCTTTTATGGGCGACTTTGATGACGTTGTCGGTGACGGCCGCCTCGCTCGTCATCGGCGCCGTATTCGGGGCGGCCGTGGCGGCCGCCAAGCTCTCATCATCACGGCCCGCACGCATCATCGGCGACGCCTATACGACGATCCTTCGCGGCGCGCCCGAACTCCTTGTCATCTATCTCGTCTATTTCGGCGGCTCGCAGGCGGTGAGCGCCATCGGCCGTCTCTTCCAATATGAGGGCTTCCTCGGCCTGCCCTCGTTCCTCGCCGGTGCGCTCGCAGTCGGCATGATCTCCGGCGCCTATCAGGCGGAGGTCTATCGCGGGGCCTTTCACGCCATCGCAAAGGGCGAGATCGAGGCCGCGCGCTCCATCGGCATGGGCCGGGCGCTGCGCTTTCGCCGTATCATCGTCCCGCAGATCCTGCGCTTCTCACTGCCGGGCCTCGGCAATGTCTGGCAGCTGAGCCTCAAGGATTCGGCGCTGATTTCCGTCACGGGCCTTGCCGAACTGATGCGCACCTCGCAGCTCGCCGCGGGCTCCACGCGCCAGTATTTCCTCTTCTTCATCGTCGGCGGCATCCTCTATCTGGTGCTCACCACGATCTCCGGCCAGCTTTTCGCCGCCGCCGAGCGACGCGTCGCCGTCAGCTTCTCGCACGGCCTCGGGCGGAGCTGA